Proteins co-encoded in one Marinobacter qingdaonensis genomic window:
- a CDS encoding Ig-like domain-containing protein: MKYNKTLALIPAMLLAACGGSEQSMNEPTEAGAVVYSYPADGQTGISPAADIVIRFSHPITDTEADLQSKIRVSNGSNPVPFTVTKVDGGHSLKLAPNAALATGTNYTVTFNDALLAANAQAVATPNAHGANGIQFSTRGGFTGIAGLDNMAGDFAVAELIPSPTGQFQPMNFSTFRLNLTQPVHPDWQAMGGQIRLENAAGDTVPATILVDGRRITVDPCTVEAQELCGTKADALTAGETYTLRVQGLPSLTSSATLDFSQSFTPRETGPTVVLFQELIDSGLLAGSDEAGARKSRLNGQIINGVTLNSVLQGNAGPSQKSGGLFAELAYAPSFAADEPLPLRVPKGSLLLGSSLDVKINGSVPVIDPKTGQLQTTGDIKVTMLSDATGYLSPNPYTDDLNAPRHVKLFMDVSMNTEAAQPNASLSQDLLGVELSGIAIVQDGVLTIDAIGVVEPNLLGQEYTDSTIAFRIEAATDAESALDAEDLFTPDSTSPQLVSWMPGPANAIPATRQSMQRPGDPVILNFDEPLDGASIQSGITVIEGATPLTSDAVDIKLDGTSLVINPVGGLKHGVNYSVQINPDLTDLAGNSAMSQSLDFALADTGDGSEFMVSPIALTTYPGFPCVTTGVDLASKTHGQCVDAAPDGPRGDVLPITTMPTDRPITVVFSQSMDLDSIRAGETFVVEQQDENDNWVGVSGRLEKNNQRIRFYPDQPWELGNFYRYTMASATAEGDCGNAICSETGYPLQTDLLVDPGDQRDEGSGEVDIGGPDMTIYFEGAEARNTVFTPLRNLPIRDVNSNYVVDCDPAGNTDCLEPFAHESDGAGGFLPSANAAKLQVTGQKATVLGNENADASVGCAAGTDCPESKFIYQTYGLNTEVTGPATDPETGKQGVGVLLYPTMLATTSATVVLEGLGDQVTGPQILRMRYDKDDPACDTDCARSGLIPGIIIEGASGGPVFKTTAELTLDAPKLEVPLQGVLQHNLYSYEFPLKLDGAITFFDDGRMQIEQRNSNVPEINVLVTTDSAILNAGIDFISCIGGLFTGNTGACGSLLDQSTESNGAVKIPLVIPEGGVYLNFISNPVKEIPAQQ, encoded by the coding sequence ATGAAATACAACAAGACTCTGGCATTGATTCCAGCGATGCTGCTGGCCGCCTGCGGCGGCAGCGAGCAATCCATGAACGAACCGACCGAAGCGGGTGCGGTGGTGTATTCCTACCCGGCTGATGGCCAGACCGGCATCAGCCCCGCGGCGGACATCGTGATCCGGTTCTCCCACCCGATCACCGACACCGAAGCCGACTTGCAGAGCAAGATTCGGGTCAGCAACGGCAGCAACCCGGTGCCGTTCACCGTGACCAAGGTGGATGGCGGCCATAGCCTGAAACTGGCCCCTAATGCCGCACTGGCAACCGGTACCAATTACACCGTCACCTTCAACGATGCGCTGCTGGCGGCGAACGCCCAGGCCGTGGCCACGCCCAATGCCCACGGCGCCAACGGCATTCAGTTCTCCACCCGCGGCGGTTTCACCGGAATCGCGGGCCTGGACAACATGGCCGGGGACTTCGCCGTGGCGGAACTGATCCCCTCGCCCACCGGCCAGTTCCAGCCCATGAACTTCTCCACCTTCCGGCTCAACCTGACCCAGCCGGTGCACCCGGACTGGCAGGCCATGGGTGGCCAGATCCGCCTGGAGAACGCCGCCGGCGACACCGTGCCCGCGACGATCCTGGTGGATGGCCGACGCATTACCGTCGACCCCTGCACCGTGGAAGCGCAGGAGCTGTGTGGCACCAAGGCAGACGCCCTGACCGCCGGCGAGACTTACACCCTGCGGGTCCAGGGGCTGCCCAGCCTCACCAGTTCGGCCACCCTGGATTTCAGCCAGTCGTTTACCCCGCGCGAGACCGGGCCGACCGTGGTGCTGTTCCAGGAACTGATTGATTCCGGCCTGCTGGCCGGCAGCGACGAGGCGGGCGCCCGCAAGTCCCGGCTCAATGGCCAGATCATCAACGGTGTCACCCTGAATTCCGTACTGCAGGGCAACGCCGGGCCGTCTCAGAAATCCGGCGGGCTGTTTGCGGAGCTGGCCTACGCGCCGTCCTTCGCCGCAGACGAACCCCTGCCTCTGCGGGTTCCCAAGGGCAGCCTGCTGCTCGGTAGCAGCCTGGACGTGAAGATCAACGGCAGCGTACCGGTCATCGATCCCAAGACTGGCCAACTGCAAACCACCGGCGACATCAAGGTCACCATGCTGTCCGATGCCACCGGCTACCTGAGTCCCAACCCCTACACCGACGACCTCAACGCGCCCCGGCACGTGAAGCTGTTCATGGACGTGTCCATGAACACCGAGGCAGCCCAGCCCAATGCCTCCCTGTCCCAGGACCTGCTGGGGGTTGAGCTGAGCGGTATCGCGATCGTGCAGGACGGCGTACTGACCATCGACGCCATCGGCGTGGTGGAACCCAACCTGCTGGGTCAGGAGTACACCGATTCCACCATCGCGTTCCGGATCGAGGCGGCCACCGATGCCGAGTCGGCCCTGGACGCCGAAGACCTGTTCACCCCGGACAGCACCAGCCCGCAACTGGTGAGCTGGATGCCCGGCCCGGCGAACGCCATCCCGGCCACCCGGCAATCCATGCAGCGGCCCGGCGATCCGGTGATTCTGAACTTTGATGAGCCGCTGGACGGAGCGTCGATCCAATCAGGCATTACCGTGATTGAGGGCGCGACCCCACTGACCAGCGACGCCGTCGACATCAAGCTCGACGGCACCTCGCTGGTCATCAATCCGGTGGGCGGCCTGAAACACGGAGTCAATTACAGCGTCCAGATCAACCCGGACCTGACCGACCTCGCCGGCAACAGTGCCATGTCGCAATCCCTGGATTTCGCCCTGGCTGACACCGGCGATGGCAGCGAATTCATGGTCTCGCCCATCGCATTGACCACCTACCCCGGCTTCCCCTGCGTGACGACGGGCGTTGATCTGGCCTCAAAAACTCACGGCCAGTGCGTGGACGCCGCGCCGGATGGGCCTCGTGGTGATGTTCTGCCCATCACCACCATGCCAACCGATCGCCCCATTACCGTGGTCTTCTCGCAGTCCATGGATCTGGATTCCATCCGTGCCGGCGAAACCTTTGTGGTTGAGCAGCAGGACGAGAACGACAACTGGGTCGGTGTCAGCGGGCGCCTGGAGAAAAACAACCAACGCATCCGCTTTTATCCGGACCAGCCATGGGAACTGGGTAACTTCTACCGATACACCATGGCATCGGCCACCGCCGAAGGCGACTGTGGCAACGCCATCTGCTCGGAGACCGGGTACCCGCTGCAAACCGATCTGCTGGTCGATCCCGGCGATCAACGTGATGAGGGTTCCGGGGAAGTGGACATCGGTGGGCCGGACATGACCATCTACTTCGAGGGCGCCGAAGCCCGGAACACGGTCTTCACGCCGCTGCGTAACCTGCCCATTCGTGACGTGAACTCCAACTACGTGGTTGACTGTGATCCCGCAGGAAACACCGACTGCCTGGAGCCTTTTGCCCACGAATCCGATGGCGCCGGTGGTTTCCTGCCCTCTGCCAACGCGGCGAAACTTCAGGTTACCGGCCAAAAGGCCACCGTCCTTGGTAATGAAAACGCGGACGCGAGTGTGGGCTGTGCCGCTGGTACCGACTGCCCGGAATCCAAGTTCATCTATCAAACCTACGGACTCAACACCGAAGTTACCGGTCCTGCGACCGATCCCGAGACCGGAAAACAGGGTGTTGGCGTGCTGCTCTACCCGACCATGCTGGCCACCACGTCAGCCACGGTGGTGCTCGAGGGTTTGGGAGATCAGGTCACCGGGCCGCAAATCCTGCGCATGCGCTATGACAAAGACGACCCTGCCTGTGACACCGACTGTGCGCGAAGCGGCCTGATTCCCGGGATTATCATTGAGGGCGCCAGTGGCGGCCCAGTCTTCAAGACCACGGCGGAACTGACCCTGGACGCACCGAAGTTGGAGGTTCCGCTGCAGGGCGTGCTTCAGCACAACCTGTACTCCTATGAGTTTCCCCTGAAACTTGATGGCGCCATCACCTTCTTCGACGATGGCCGGATGCAGATTGAGCAGCGAAACAGCAACGTTCCAGAGATCAACGTCCTGGTGACCACCGACAGCGCCATACTCAACGCCGGCATTGATTTCATCTCCTGTATCGGCGGGTTGTTCACCGGCAATACCGGGGCATGCGGTTCGCTGCTGGACCAAAGCACCGAATCGAATGGCGCGGTTAAAATCCCGCTGGTGATCCCCGAGGGTGGCGTCTACCTCAACTTCATCTCCAACCCGGTAAAGGAAATCCCTGCCCAGCAGTGA
- a CDS encoding DUF2489 domain-containing protein has product MPQWLQWTLIIAGLIAIALLLAFIRRQVRTLAENRRRQKKSEDFNQKRRKDMIDSIRVIAMAVEADQVEYSEACLRLKGLLDHVAPELLSQSPYRIFQEVHDKLEHMPTHRARQATDTRFVEKMDKERFNVEKAHADEIRRAATAIRHHAFEEK; this is encoded by the coding sequence ATGCCCCAGTGGCTGCAGTGGACCCTGATCATCGCAGGACTGATCGCCATCGCACTGCTGCTGGCGTTCATTCGACGCCAGGTCCGCACCCTGGCGGAGAACCGCCGGCGCCAGAAGAAATCCGAGGACTTTAACCAGAAGCGGCGCAAGGACATGATCGACAGCATTCGGGTCATCGCCATGGCTGTGGAGGCCGACCAGGTGGAATACTCGGAGGCCTGTCTGCGCCTGAAGGGCCTGCTCGACCACGTTGCGCCCGAGTTGCTGAGCCAGAGCCCGTACCGCATTTTCCAGGAGGTCCACGACAAGCTGGAACACATGCCCACCCACCGGGCCCGCCAGGCCACGGATACCCGCTTCGTGGAGAAAATGGACAAGGAACGGTTCAACGTCGAGAAGGCCCACGCCGACGAAATCCGGCGCGCCGCCACCGCAATTCGTCACCACGCGTTCGAGGAAAAGTAG
- a CDS encoding aminoacyl-tRNA deacylase and HDOD domain-containing protein: MELPVSVQQALGDSASGVSLRSANQAKESERLRMMLLCDAGGNLQVICRKDDLIDLEALNKRLGRDLRLMKRRDQLRVRERAGLSALPALPSLTGWPTMVDRRVDDLPAVAIELEEHDLAMVMPGEDFRALTRNADRGNFVADPETISVNLDDPGRDRDQLHNAIKKFTGLRIRQRLEDTLELPPLPETAQRIIHLRVNPNAVMGDLVDIVESDPSLAAQVVSWASSSFYAAAGQVRSVHDAVSRVLGFDLVMNLAMGLSLGRALKQPQDHPEGYVDYWQQAIWQAQSAGILASMMPRGERPLFGLAYLGGLLHNFGHLVLAHVFPPHFKLVCRSLEVNPQIDSSVTEHYLLGITREQIAAQLMENWGMPDEVTLAIRYQKNPRYDGAHDVYAKLLWLGRQLLTARGVALGAGEPIPELVFEELGLDRAAVEAQFDELVQSKDSIMAIAGMMS, encoded by the coding sequence ATGGAACTACCTGTCTCGGTCCAGCAGGCACTGGGAGACTCAGCCTCGGGGGTGTCGTTGCGGAGCGCCAACCAGGCCAAAGAGAGCGAACGCCTGAGGATGATGCTGCTGTGCGACGCCGGCGGTAACCTGCAGGTGATTTGCCGCAAGGATGACCTGATCGACCTTGAGGCTCTGAACAAGCGCCTGGGTCGGGATCTGCGCCTGATGAAACGCCGTGACCAGCTGCGGGTGCGTGAGCGGGCCGGCCTCAGTGCCCTGCCAGCACTGCCATCGCTGACCGGGTGGCCGACCATGGTGGACCGCCGGGTCGACGATCTGCCCGCCGTCGCCATTGAGCTGGAAGAGCACGACCTGGCCATGGTCATGCCCGGCGAGGATTTTCGGGCCCTGACCCGCAACGCCGACCGGGGCAATTTCGTTGCCGACCCCGAAACCATCTCGGTCAATCTGGACGATCCCGGCCGCGACCGGGACCAGCTGCACAACGCCATCAAGAAATTCACCGGCCTGCGCATCCGCCAGCGCCTGGAAGATACCCTGGAATTGCCGCCGCTGCCGGAAACCGCGCAGCGCATCATTCACTTGCGGGTCAATCCGAACGCCGTGATGGGCGACCTGGTGGACATCGTCGAAAGCGATCCCAGCCTGGCCGCGCAGGTGGTCAGCTGGGCGTCCTCCTCCTTTTATGCCGCGGCCGGGCAGGTGCGTTCGGTGCACGACGCCGTGTCCCGGGTGCTGGGTTTTGACCTGGTGATGAACCTGGCCATGGGGCTCTCCCTCGGCCGCGCCCTGAAACAGCCCCAGGACCATCCGGAAGGCTACGTCGACTACTGGCAGCAGGCGATCTGGCAGGCCCAGTCCGCCGGGATCCTGGCCAGCATGATGCCGCGGGGCGAGCGTCCGTTGTTCGGGCTGGCCTACCTGGGTGGTTTGCTGCACAACTTCGGCCACCTGGTGTTGGCCCACGTCTTCCCGCCCCATTTCAAACTGGTGTGCCGGTCCCTCGAGGTGAATCCCCAGATCGACTCCTCGGTCACCGAGCATTACCTGCTCGGCATCACCCGGGAGCAGATCGCGGCGCAACTGATGGAAAACTGGGGCATGCCGGACGAAGTGACCCTGGCCATCCGCTACCAAAAGAATCCGCGCTACGACGGCGCCCACGATGTCTACGCCAAGCTGCTCTGGTTGGGTCGGCAGTTGCTGACCGCCCGGGGAGTGGCGCTGGGCGCGGGCGAGCCCATCCCGGAGTTGGTGTTCGAGGAGCTTGGGCTGGATCGGGCGGCGGTCGAGGCGCAGTTTGATGAGCTGGTCCAGAGCAAGGACAGCATCATGGCCATCGCCGGCATGATGAGTTAG
- a CDS encoding molybdopterin-dependent oxidoreductase, which translates to MDNGIHYRTCHLCEAMCGVAIEVSDGTIQSIRGDDQDPLSRGHICPKAVALKDLHEDPDRLRKPIRRTDQGWQEMEWDDAFRLVADRLHKTRTEYGRNSLGVYLGNPNVHNHGSLVATLPFLRALGTQNRFSATSNDQLPHMLASLEMFGHQILFPIPDIDNTDLFICIGANPMASNGSLMTVPDVRGRIKRLQDRGGKLIVIDPRRTETGKLADEFHFIRPGSDALLLMAMVQTLFDEDLVNLGQVERLTKDVDLLRLAALPFTPEAVAGHTGVAADQIRELARQLARTRKAALYTRMGTSTQAFGGLATWLAYCLNILTGKLDTPGAMLFSQPAIDLITLGAMAGQNGHVGKRFSRVKGLPEFGGEYPASTMADEMLTPGEGQIRAFVTVAGNPVLSNPNGKRLEQALSGLDFMVSVDYYLNETTRHADVILPPTAALERSHYDLIFSLFAVRNTAKYSDPLFDAGPDSRHDWQILLELAHRLEKHRQGGRLPLRSELGWRAFKQLGPDPILDVLLRTGPYGANTGRLRGLAEPAVDLVLDLLPPRNPLRGLAKLSPLNRHWQALPKGLSIAALRDNPNGVDLGPLQPSLPDRLFTRDGMINLAPRRYLQDVERLHRHLVQPVADELRLIGRRHVRSNNSWMHNSHRLVKGKDRCTLIIHPRDASRLGLQAGDSAQVTADDRQIVVPVEITDEIMPGVVSIPHGWGHDRPGTGQSVATSHAGASINDLLSDQQVDPLIGTSVLNGQAVAVKVWRPERHRKPA; encoded by the coding sequence ATGGACAACGGCATTCACTACCGCACCTGCCATCTCTGCGAGGCCATGTGCGGTGTCGCCATCGAAGTGAGCGATGGCACCATCCAGTCCATCAGGGGCGATGATCAGGATCCCCTGAGCCGCGGTCATATCTGTCCCAAGGCGGTGGCCCTGAAAGATCTGCATGAGGACCCGGACCGGCTGCGCAAGCCGATCCGGCGCACCGATCAGGGCTGGCAGGAGATGGAGTGGGACGACGCCTTCCGCCTGGTTGCCGACCGGCTGCACAAGACCCGCACCGAGTATGGCCGCAACAGCCTGGGGGTGTATCTGGGCAACCCCAACGTCCACAATCACGGCTCACTGGTGGCCACCCTGCCGTTTCTCCGGGCACTGGGCACCCAGAACCGGTTCTCGGCCACCTCCAATGATCAGTTGCCGCACATGCTGGCCAGCCTGGAGATGTTTGGCCACCAGATCCTGTTCCCGATCCCGGACATCGACAACACCGATCTGTTCATCTGCATCGGGGCCAACCCCATGGCCTCCAACGGCAGCCTGATGACGGTGCCGGATGTTCGCGGTCGCATCAAACGCCTGCAGGATCGGGGCGGCAAGCTGATCGTGATTGACCCCCGCCGCACCGAGACCGGCAAACTGGCGGACGAGTTTCATTTCATCCGGCCCGGAAGCGATGCGCTGTTGCTGATGGCGATGGTTCAGACCCTGTTCGACGAAGATCTGGTCAATCTCGGCCAGGTGGAACGGCTGACCAAAGACGTCGATCTGCTTCGCCTCGCCGCCCTGCCCTTCACCCCGGAAGCCGTGGCCGGGCACACCGGCGTGGCCGCCGACCAGATTCGCGAGCTGGCTCGGCAGCTGGCCAGGACCCGCAAGGCAGCCCTTTATACCCGCATGGGCACCAGCACCCAGGCCTTTGGCGGCCTGGCCACCTGGCTGGCCTATTGCCTGAACATCCTGACCGGCAAGCTCGACACCCCCGGCGCCATGCTGTTCAGCCAGCCCGCCATTGACCTGATAACCCTGGGTGCGATGGCAGGCCAGAACGGCCACGTGGGCAAGCGCTTCAGCCGGGTCAAGGGCTTGCCCGAGTTCGGGGGCGAATACCCGGCCAGCACCATGGCCGATGAAATGCTCACCCCCGGCGAGGGCCAGATCCGCGCCTTCGTCACCGTGGCCGGCAACCCGGTCCTGTCCAATCCCAATGGCAAGCGCCTGGAACAGGCTCTGTCCGGACTGGATTTCATGGTGTCGGTGGATTATTACCTGAACGAAACCACCCGCCACGCCGACGTCATCCTGCCGCCCACCGCCGCCCTGGAGCGCAGCCACTACGATCTGATTTTCAGTCTGTTCGCGGTGCGCAACACCGCCAAATACAGCGACCCGCTATTCGATGCCGGCCCGGACAGCCGCCACGACTGGCAGATCTTGCTGGAACTGGCCCACCGGCTGGAGAAGCACCGCCAGGGCGGCCGGTTGCCGCTGCGCTCGGAGCTGGGTTGGCGCGCCTTCAAGCAGCTCGGCCCCGACCCGATTCTCGATGTGCTGTTGCGGACCGGCCCCTATGGCGCCAACACCGGCCGCCTGCGCGGCCTCGCCGAGCCCGCGGTTGATCTGGTGCTGGACCTGCTGCCGCCGCGCAATCCGCTCCGGGGACTGGCCAAACTCAGCCCGTTGAACCGGCACTGGCAGGCGCTGCCCAAAGGCTTGTCCATTGCCGCGCTGCGGGACAACCCGAACGGGGTCGACCTGGGGCCGCTGCAGCCATCGCTGCCCGATCGCCTGTTCACCCGGGATGGGATGATCAATCTGGCGCCCCGGCGTTACCTGCAGGACGTCGAGCGCTTACACCGGCACCTGGTCCAGCCAGTGGCCGACGAGCTGCGGCTGATTGGCCGCCGGCACGTACGCAGCAACAATTCCTGGATGCACAACAGCCATCGGCTGGTGAAGGGCAAGGACCGCTGTACCCTGATAATCCACCCCAGGGACGCCAGCCGGCTTGGACTGCAGGCCGGCGATTCCGCCCAGGTGACGGCGGACGACCGCCAGATTGTGGTGCCGGTGGAGATCACCGACGAGATCATGCCGGGCGTGGTCTCAATTCCCCACGGCTGGGGCCATGACCGCCCGGGCACCGGGCAGTCGGTGGCCACCAGCCACGCCGGCGCCAGCATCAACGACCTGCTCAGTGACCAGCAGGTTGATCCGCTGATTGGCACGTCCGTATTGAATGGCCAGGCCGTCGCTGTCAAAGTCTGGCGTCCGGAGCGACATCGCAAACCCGCCTGA